In a genomic window of Sporosarcina trichiuri:
- a CDS encoding cupin domain-containing protein has translation MYWIPCYWAVPCHTHTMYQMPRYAAESRTAEPVRRTADFPERRSRDQGSAPYVFNIQEATVQNNTFRTAMWTGEHLQVTLMSIGPGESVGLEVHPQLDQFLRVEEGQGTVHMGKTRDCLDFCRNVEDDDAILIPGGMWHNLVNTGAGPLKLYSIYAPPNHPFGTVHVTKAEADAAEVHADPVGAGGVEDEVK, from the coding sequence GTGTACTGGATTCCTTGTTATTGGGCTGTACCTTGCCATACACATACGATGTACCAAATGCCCCGTTATGCTGCAGAGAGCAGGACAGCTGAACCTGTGAGGAGGACTGCCGATTTTCCCGAAAGACGAAGTCGGGACCAGGGATCGGCTCCATATGTGTTCAATATCCAGGAGGCGACTGTGCAGAACAATACATTCCGTACAGCAATGTGGACAGGGGAACACTTGCAGGTGACCCTGATGTCCATCGGTCCAGGTGAGTCGGTCGGTTTGGAAGTGCATCCGCAGCTCGACCAGTTCCTGCGTGTGGAGGAAGGGCAGGGCACCGTCCATATGGGGAAGACGAGAGACTGCTTGGACTTCTGCCGGAATGTCGAAGATGATGATGCGATCCTGATACCTGGCGGGATGTGGCATAACCTTGTCAACACCGGGGCAGGACCTTTGAAGTTGTATTCGATCTATGCGCCGCCGAATCACCCGTTTGGAACGGTGCATGTGACAAAGGCTGAAGCGGATGCCGCTGAAGTTCATGCTGATCCGGTAGGTGCTGGCGGTGTGGAAGATGAAGTAAAATAA
- a CDS encoding zinc-dependent alcohol dehydrogenase, which translates to MRAVTFQGAKDIQVKKVEAPKIEKPDDIIVRITSTAICGSDLHIYLGGLPAQKDYIIGHEPMGIVEEIGSGVVKVKKGDRVIIPFNISCGECFFCRHDMESQCDNSNPNPHVDTGGFLGFTERYGGYPGGQAEYLRVPYGNFIPFVVPESCELPDESLLFLSDIMPTAYWSVEHAGVKQGDTVLILGCGPVGLLAQKFAWQKGAKRVLAIDHEPYRLAHAVRTNHVEAFNFEEIDEIGGHMKELTQGGADVVIDCVGMDGKKNVFEKVGQKLKLQGGTTNAIEIALESVRKFGTIQLTGVYGSLYNAFPLGKIWERNVTMKMGQAPVVHNMQLLFDQVASGQFDPTDIITHIVPLDEAAEAYQKFHGHEDGCIKVILKP; encoded by the coding sequence ATGAGAGCAGTGACATTTCAAGGCGCAAAAGACATTCAAGTGAAAAAGGTTGAAGCCCCGAAAATCGAGAAGCCGGATGATATCATCGTCCGTATTACGTCGACCGCCATTTGCGGGTCCGACCTGCACATCTATCTCGGCGGACTGCCGGCACAAAAAGATTACATCATCGGCCATGAACCGATGGGCATCGTGGAGGAGATCGGCTCGGGGGTTGTGAAAGTGAAGAAGGGAGATCGGGTCATTATCCCGTTCAATATCTCCTGCGGTGAGTGTTTCTTCTGCCGGCATGATATGGAGAGCCAATGCGACAATTCCAATCCGAATCCCCACGTGGATACAGGGGGATTCCTCGGGTTCACAGAGCGCTACGGCGGCTACCCCGGCGGCCAGGCAGAGTATCTGCGTGTTCCATACGGCAATTTCATCCCATTCGTCGTACCGGAGAGCTGCGAACTTCCGGATGAGTCCCTGCTGTTCCTGTCCGACATCATGCCGACCGCCTACTGGAGTGTCGAGCACGCCGGAGTCAAACAGGGGGATACGGTTCTCATACTCGGCTGCGGTCCGGTCGGTCTGCTGGCTCAGAAGTTCGCTTGGCAGAAAGGGGCGAAACGGGTGCTCGCCATCGACCATGAACCGTACCGTCTGGCCCACGCAGTCCGGACAAACCACGTGGAAGCCTTCAATTTTGAGGAAATCGATGAAATCGGCGGCCATATGAAAGAGCTGACGCAGGGCGGAGCGGATGTCGTCATCGACTGCGTCGGCATGGACGGCAAGAAAAACGTCTTTGAAAAGGTCGGTCAGAAGTTGAAGCTGCAGGGAGGGACAACGAATGCCATCGAAATCGCTCTGGAATCCGTCCGGAAGTTCGGCACTATCCAGCTGACCGGCGTATATGGCTCCCTCTACAACGCCTTTCCGCTGGGCAAGATCTGGGAGCGGAACGTCACGATGAAGATGGGACAGGCGCCAGTCGTCCATAACATGCAGCTGCTGTTCGACCAGGTAGCATCCGGCCAATTCGATCCCACTGATATCATCACTCATATCGTACCGCTCGATGAAGCCGCAGAGGCATATCAGAAATTCCACGGCCATGAAGACGGGTGCATCAAAGTCATTCTGAAACCGTGA
- a CDS encoding exo-beta-N-acetylmuramidase NamZ family protein, whose protein sequence is MKKWMMMVLTALLIMTTCTAVLADNHYWNGSKKHDKGHGKGQQTVTVGAEVLMQKEKKMLKGKRVGLITNPTGVDRNLNSVVDLLNNDPDIELKALYGPEHGVRGDAQAGSYVEYYIDEVTGLPVYSLYGQTRKPTPEMLDGIDALVFDIQDVGTRFYTYIYTMALSMEAAKEKGIPFIVLDRPNPLGGEKVEGPVLDPEFASFVGQYPIPLRHGMTVGELAQLFNKEFGIGADLSVVKMKGWNRKDYFDETGLQFVMPSPNMPTLDTSLVYPGAALIEGTNVSEGRGTTKPFELIGAPFVSSPQLVHQLNQLNLPGVQFRAASFTPTFSKHSGKLSHGIQIHITDKEKYDPVVTGLHIVKTLKDLYPEQVQLTSFFDKLIGNGWVREGIEQGMTVEEMQKRWEKDLKQFKKVRKQYLLY, encoded by the coding sequence ATGAAGAAATGGATGATGATGGTGCTCACAGCGCTGCTGATCATGACGACGTGTACAGCCGTATTGGCGGACAACCACTATTGGAACGGTAGCAAGAAGCACGACAAAGGGCACGGCAAAGGGCAGCAGACGGTCACGGTCGGTGCGGAAGTGCTCATGCAGAAGGAGAAGAAGATGCTGAAAGGAAAGCGGGTCGGGCTGATCACAAATCCGACCGGCGTCGACCGCAATCTGAACAGTGTCGTCGACTTGCTGAACAATGATCCGGATATCGAGCTGAAAGCGCTCTATGGACCGGAGCATGGCGTCCGCGGCGATGCGCAGGCGGGGTCATACGTCGAATATTACATCGATGAAGTGACAGGCCTTCCGGTCTACAGCCTGTATGGCCAGACGCGGAAACCGACGCCTGAGATGCTCGACGGTATCGATGCGCTCGTGTTCGATATCCAGGATGTCGGCACGCGGTTCTATACGTACATCTACACGATGGCGCTGTCGATGGAAGCAGCAAAGGAGAAAGGGATTCCGTTCATCGTCCTCGACCGTCCGAATCCACTCGGCGGCGAGAAAGTCGAAGGGCCGGTGCTCGATCCGGAATTCGCCTCCTTCGTCGGTCAGTATCCGATTCCGCTGCGCCATGGCATGACAGTCGGAGAACTCGCGCAGCTGTTCAACAAAGAGTTCGGAATCGGCGCGGATTTGTCTGTCGTCAAGATGAAAGGCTGGAACCGGAAGGACTACTTCGATGAAACTGGGCTCCAGTTCGTCATGCCGTCCCCGAACATGCCGACATTGGATACGTCTCTCGTCTATCCAGGCGCGGCTCTGATAGAAGGAACGAACGTGTCGGAAGGCCGCGGAACGACAAAGCCGTTCGAACTGATCGGCGCACCGTTCGTCAGCAGCCCGCAGCTCGTCCATCAGCTGAACCAGCTGAACCTGCCGGGCGTGCAGTTCCGGGCAGCGTCGTTCACCCCGACGTTCTCGAAACACAGCGGCAAGCTGTCGCATGGCATCCAGATCCATATTACAGACAAGGAAAAGTATGATCCGGTTGTGACAGGCCTCCATATCGTGAAGACGCTGAAGGATCTGTATCCGGAGCAAGTCCAGCTGACATCGTTCTTCGACAAGCTGATCGGAAACGGCTGGGTCCGCGAAGGGATCGAGCAGGGCATGACGGTCGAGGAAATGCAGAAACGGTGGGAGAAGGATTTGAAGCAGTTCAAGAAAGTCCGGAAACAGTATCTGTTGTATTGA
- a CDS encoding magnesium transporter CorA family protein, whose product MLEPAFEHKNWTWHRLDNASPQNIAELPGMSPAGRRWAQSLYSGQNSNLEMETDEPGSESMWGSIVYSQNLEERNRQTILHFYVSQGLLLTYGIEPAVSPKLSAQHLLKSVNGADNAIEGFMALLGEIVAVFLMDIESFEDRMHALLWRIKEKNDEPVFEEIMENRHEILVWKNLIIPVIEIREAAQEAFGKKIADGPHFERTCLRIRRCRQTIRDYDDEVGKLIDLESVISSHRGNEIVKTLTVITMLFTPVAAWGALWGMNFSVMPELKWRYGYIASLLVILLSTWALYYYLKKKNWIGSVLKSPKNRKF is encoded by the coding sequence ATGCTTGAACCTGCTTTTGAACACAAGAACTGGACATGGCACCGTCTGGACAATGCGTCTCCCCAGAACATCGCCGAGCTTCCCGGCATGTCTCCCGCAGGCAGACGCTGGGCGCAATCGTTATACAGCGGTCAAAACAGCAACCTTGAGATGGAGACGGACGAACCCGGCAGCGAATCGATGTGGGGATCGATCGTCTACTCCCAGAACCTTGAAGAGCGGAACCGCCAGACTATCCTGCATTTTTACGTATCCCAGGGTCTGCTGCTGACGTACGGCATCGAGCCGGCCGTCTCGCCGAAGTTATCCGCGCAGCATCTCCTGAAAAGCGTGAACGGCGCAGACAACGCCATCGAAGGATTCATGGCACTGCTCGGGGAAATCGTCGCCGTCTTCCTGATGGATATCGAGTCATTCGAAGACCGGATGCACGCCCTCCTCTGGCGCATCAAGGAAAAGAATGACGAACCTGTCTTCGAAGAAATCATGGAAAACCGGCACGAGATCCTCGTCTGGAAAAATCTCATCATTCCTGTTATCGAAATACGGGAAGCCGCTCAGGAAGCATTCGGCAAAAAGATCGCGGACGGCCCGCATTTCGAACGGACCTGCCTGCGCATCCGGCGCTGCCGGCAGACCATCCGGGACTATGACGATGAAGTCGGCAAGCTCATCGACCTCGAGTCGGTCATCTCGTCCCACAGAGGCAACGAAATCGTCAAGACACTCACCGTCATCACGATGCTCTTCACTCCTGTCGCGGCGTGGGGCGCTCTGTGGGGGATGAACTTCAGCGTCATGCCGGAACTGAAATGGCGGTACGGCTATATCGCCTCCCTGCTCGTCATCCTTCTGTCCACATGGGCGCTCTATTACTATCTGAAGAAGAAGAACTGGATCGGCAGCGTGCTGAAAAGCCCGAAAAACAGGAAGTTTTAA
- a CDS encoding dihydropteridine reductase, which yields MQIYWTAINEIIEETPEVRTYMLDCPEGFVWEEGSHTHFALEGFNAGDKPNRSLIRHMSISTLPHENSIGITTRIREQCSEFKSILRNMQVGQEVAIFKTHSNVPLKREGKNVYLLSSGVGLATFRPLVLEFLQKEDGVNQIHSLNVDSSEDFLFPSVFTSAPDKKFTAQFVDNRTEYYAEVEKLKADRDGLFYVVGSDEFLAQTIGVLRGQGIQPEQIMLDKREQQLAEFFQADKLV from the coding sequence ATGCAAATCTATTGGACAGCAATCAATGAAATCATAGAAGAGACGCCGGAGGTACGGACGTACATGCTCGATTGTCCGGAAGGGTTTGTATGGGAAGAGGGCTCCCATACGCATTTCGCACTGGAGGGGTTCAATGCAGGGGACAAGCCGAACCGCAGCCTGATCCGCCATATGTCCATTTCCACGCTGCCGCATGAAAACTCGATCGGCATCACGACACGTATCCGGGAACAGTGTTCCGAATTCAAGTCGATTTTACGGAATATGCAAGTCGGCCAGGAAGTGGCGATTTTCAAAACACATTCCAACGTTCCGCTGAAACGGGAAGGGAAGAATGTGTACCTTCTTTCGTCAGGGGTTGGATTGGCAACATTCCGGCCGCTTGTGCTGGAATTTCTGCAGAAGGAGGACGGCGTGAATCAGATCCATTCCTTGAATGTTGATTCGTCGGAAGACTTTTTATTCCCTTCTGTATTCACATCGGCTCCTGATAAGAAGTTCACCGCACAGTTCGTCGATAACCGCACGGAGTACTATGCGGAAGTTGAAAAACTCAAAGCGGACAGAGATGGACTGTTCTATGTTGTCGGCAGCGACGAATTCCTGGCACAGACAATCGGCGTGCTGCGCGGACAGGGTATCCAGCCGGAACAGATCATGCTCGATAAGCGGGAACAGCAGCTGGCTGAGTTTTTCCAAGCTGATAAGTTAGTGTGA
- a CDS encoding serine hydrolase, which yields MVKPRKKLLAALLAGALAGGLVMSGTAEAYGGSVPHKAWNNPGHGAPVLHPGSAKAAGMRQEPLRAIDGVMEQAIAEKTMPGAVVLVARSGHIVKQQAYGDAARYTDDQFTEMDKPVAMRTNTIFDVASISKIFTTVAAMKLYEAGKIELDAPVADYIPEFAVNGKEAVTIRQLMTHTSGFTAWIPLHSQGETREDRLQLVFAQGLEAEPGTRYTYSDLNMITLGAIIEKLSGKRLDQFVKEQITGPLGMKDTMYNPPASLKHRIAATEYQPEIGRGLVWGEVHDENAWSLGGVAGHAGVFSTAKDLGIFAHMILNDGRYGGKRILKPATVKLLGQNQIPEFKGDDHGLGWELNQGWYMDALAGPSTAGHTGFTGTSIVISPKNKTIAVLLTNRVHPTRKTISLNGVRREFVRHAADAIPAPIPRRADAWFAGYGDKLDRTLVVETRKNARKFTFGTWYELEQDSDFGIVETSVNGTDWQETGIRLTGTNSKWRQMKVSLPEGTQFVRFRYTTDTLVNGRGWYVGDFRLDGRTVKPAKQSSGWARRNY from the coding sequence ATGGTGAAACCGAGGAAGAAACTGCTGGCGGCGCTGCTGGCCGGTGCACTTGCCGGCGGACTGGTGATGTCGGGTACGGCAGAAGCGTATGGAGGATCGGTGCCGCACAAGGCGTGGAACAATCCAGGACATGGGGCGCCTGTTTTGCATCCTGGCTCCGCTAAGGCTGCGGGCATGCGCCAGGAACCGCTGCGGGCGATCGACGGGGTCATGGAGCAGGCGATTGCGGAGAAGACGATGCCGGGTGCTGTCGTATTGGTCGCGCGCAGCGGCCATATCGTGAAGCAGCAGGCCTACGGCGATGCTGCACGCTACACGGATGATCAGTTCACAGAGATGGACAAGCCGGTCGCCATGCGGACGAATACGATCTTCGATGTAGCGTCGATCAGCAAGATCTTCACGACAGTTGCCGCCATGAAGCTGTATGAGGCTGGGAAGATTGAGCTCGATGCGCCGGTTGCGGACTACATTCCGGAGTTTGCGGTGAATGGCAAGGAAGCGGTGACGATCCGCCAGCTGATGACCCATACGTCCGGTTTCACGGCGTGGATACCGCTGCACTCTCAAGGGGAGACCCGTGAAGACCGGCTGCAGCTCGTGTTTGCGCAAGGTCTGGAGGCGGAACCCGGCACCCGGTACACGTACAGTGATCTGAATATGATCACACTCGGTGCAATCATTGAAAAACTGTCGGGCAAACGTCTCGACCAGTTCGTGAAGGAGCAGATCACAGGACCGCTCGGCATGAAAGACACGATGTACAATCCGCCCGCTTCGCTCAAACACCGGATTGCCGCGACGGAATATCAGCCGGAAATCGGCCGCGGACTCGTATGGGGAGAGGTGCATGACGAAAATGCATGGTCACTCGGCGGTGTTGCAGGACATGCCGGTGTCTTCTCGACAGCGAAGGACTTGGGGATTTTTGCCCACATGATTTTGAACGACGGCCGATACGGCGGCAAACGTATCTTGAAGCCGGCCACCGTGAAACTGCTTGGACAGAACCAGATCCCTGAATTCAAGGGGGATGACCACGGACTCGGCTGGGAACTGAACCAGGGCTGGTACATGGACGCGCTCGCAGGCCCGTCGACCGCGGGGCATACCGGGTTCACGGGGACGAGCATTGTGATCAGTCCGAAGAACAAGACGATTGCTGTGCTGCTGACGAATCGGGTTCACCCGACACGGAAGACCATTTCGCTGAACGGTGTGCGGCGTGAGTTCGTCCGTCACGCTGCGGATGCAATCCCGGCACCGATTCCGAGACGGGCGGATGCCTGGTTCGCAGGGTACGGTGATAAGCTGGACCGCACGCTGGTTGTGGAAACGCGGAAGAATGCACGCAAATTTACGTTCGGTACGTGGTACGAGCTTGAACAGGACTCCGATTTCGGCATCGTCGAAACGTCCGTGAATGGGACTGACTGGCAGGAAACGGGCATCCGGCTCACAGGGACGAATTCGAAATGGCGGCAGATGAAGGTTTCATTGCCCGAAGGGACGCAGTTCGTCCGGTTCCGCTATACGACCGATACACTGGTCAATGGCCGCGGCTGGTATGTCGGGGACTTCAGACTGGACGGCAGGACGGTGAAGCCTGCGAAGCAATCGTCTGGATGGGCACGACGAAATTATTAA
- a CDS encoding glycoside hydrolase family 3 protein, with translation MRKLRNYLFVPLLAGILVLTAAMSGTAAYAKPHRTPGHDLVLLQNVPQAQDGFEDGTLQLTPLHVYKDGHFVKPSARMQWTSTNRRVASVNRDGVVKMTGKPGASTILVREGRLTDRILVIAKPVRNSDKRHGNFSMSYEVKKMHGKRYNLVPNAIRGMSLEEKVGQMLMPDFRTMNGKHITELTPEIEALVKKYHLGGVILFRENVVTTEQTARLVADYQKASEKYGLLMSIDQEGGIVTRLQSGTDMPGNMALGAARSEELAHQVGQAIGEELHALGINMNFAPSFDINNNPDNPVIGVRSFSEDPELTAKLGVAYTNGLQGTGTSGTAKHFPGHGDTAVDSHLGLPEVPYYKERLKQVELYPFQQAMDAGVDAIMTAHVTFPKIDDTTVISKKDGTPITVPATLSHKVLTELMRDEMGYDGLITTDALNMNAIAEHFGPVDAVIRAVQAGTDLVLMPVGLESVADGLLDAVQSGKISEQRIEQSMERILSLKLKRGIVKEEAPAPIESVIANAEKTVGSDEHKQVERDVAEKSVTLVKNDNVLPLNAAAEDKIAVVGSSYIDELFTAVKKRHANTVLIKKGEPLTDEELAQLDGVSAIIVGTTTSTVAGRSPSHPQMQMVNELIGKTDVPVIAIGVRNPYDIMAYPEVDVYLAQYSFRTASFEASASAIFGEIAPQGKLPVTIPDPSGGTLYPFGHGLTYTN, from the coding sequence ATGAGAAAACTGCGCAACTATCTGTTCGTTCCGCTGCTGGCGGGAATCCTGGTGCTGACCGCCGCAATGAGCGGGACGGCAGCCTATGCGAAACCGCACCGCACGCCGGGACATGACCTTGTACTGCTGCAGAACGTGCCCCAAGCGCAAGATGGTTTTGAGGATGGAACCCTGCAGCTGACACCGCTGCATGTGTATAAGGACGGGCATTTCGTTAAACCGTCAGCCCGCATGCAGTGGACATCGACGAACCGCCGTGTTGCATCCGTCAATCGTGACGGCGTCGTCAAAATGACCGGGAAACCCGGCGCTTCGACGATTCTTGTGAGGGAAGGCCGTCTGACGGACCGGATCCTCGTCATCGCAAAGCCGGTACGCAACTCAGACAAGCGCCACGGGAACTTCTCGATGTCGTACGAGGTGAAGAAGATGCACGGAAAACGCTATAATCTTGTGCCGAATGCAATCCGGGGCATGAGCTTGGAAGAAAAGGTCGGCCAGATGCTCATGCCTGATTTCCGGACAATGAATGGCAAACACATTACGGAACTGACGCCTGAAATCGAAGCGCTTGTGAAAAAGTATCATCTCGGCGGCGTCATCCTGTTCCGTGAGAATGTCGTGACGACGGAGCAGACAGCACGCCTGGTCGCCGATTACCAGAAGGCGTCCGAGAAATACGGTCTTCTCATGTCGATCGACCAGGAAGGAGGCATCGTGACGCGTCTCCAGTCGGGCACGGACATGCCTGGCAACATGGCGCTCGGTGCAGCGCGGAGTGAAGAACTGGCCCATCAGGTCGGACAGGCGATCGGCGAGGAACTGCACGCGCTCGGCATCAACATGAACTTCGCTCCATCGTTCGATATCAATAACAATCCGGACAACCCGGTCATCGGTGTCCGTTCATTCAGTGAGGATCCGGAACTGACGGCCAAGCTCGGGGTTGCTTACACGAACGGCCTTCAGGGCACCGGAACATCCGGGACGGCGAAGCACTTCCCGGGCCACGGGGATACGGCGGTCGACTCCCACCTCGGCCTTCCGGAAGTGCCGTACTATAAGGAACGGCTGAAACAGGTCGAACTGTATCCGTTCCAGCAGGCGATGGACGCAGGCGTCGATGCGATCATGACAGCGCATGTCACTTTCCCTAAGATCGATGACACGACTGTGATTTCGAAAAAGGACGGCACACCGATCACAGTGCCGGCAACTTTATCGCACAAAGTACTGACCGAACTCATGCGTGACGAAATGGGGTACGACGGGCTGATCACGACAGACGCGCTCAACATGAACGCGATCGCAGAGCATTTCGGACCTGTCGATGCGGTCATCCGTGCGGTACAGGCCGGGACGGATCTCGTGCTCATGCCGGTCGGACTGGAAAGTGTTGCGGACGGTCTGCTGGATGCTGTGCAGTCCGGTAAGATTTCAGAACAGCGAATCGAGCAGTCCATGGAACGGATCCTGTCCCTCAAGCTGAAACGGGGAATCGTGAAAGAGGAAGCGCCTGCACCGATTGAATCGGTGATTGCGAATGCGGAAAAGACAGTCGGTTCCGATGAACATAAGCAGGTCGAGCGGGACGTTGCGGAGAAATCCGTGACCCTCGTGAAGAATGACAACGTGCTGCCGCTGAACGCTGCGGCTGAAGACAAGATTGCCGTTGTCGGCAGTTCCTATATCGATGAACTGTTTACCGCTGTGAAAAAACGCCATGCAAACACGGTATTGATCAAAAAAGGCGAACCGCTGACAGATGAGGAGCTGGCGCAGCTCGACGGCGTATCCGCCATCATTGTCGGTACGACGACGTCAACAGTTGCGGGAAGGTCTCCATCACATCCGCAGATGCAGATGGTGAATGAATTGATCGGCAAAACGGACGTGCCTGTGATAGCGATCGGCGTGCGGAATCCGTACGACATCATGGCGTACCCGGAAGTCGACGTGTATCTTGCGCAATACAGTTTCCGCACAGCGAGTTTCGAAGCATCCGCATCCGCCATTTTCGGCGAAATCGCACCGCAGGGCAAACTGCCGGTGACGATCCCCGATCCGTCGGGCGGTACGCTGTATCCGTTCGGCCATGGACTGACGTATACCAACTAA
- a CDS encoding VWA domain-containing protein, whose amino-acid sequence MKKVIWLLFCSFVVLAGCSAKEETPKSAEAQTTAEKEPAKPTEQEESSETADSGFEPAVPEYYELEGVGRELTSVEKELLRKPGIYAGDRYDEQKVQEALRQLPGDLTKEEYLNEMLHLLGEDYQEGMKTYLTFDPTVKVDLERPDGNVEQPKLKKAHYAILIDASGSMKATVAGKTRMESAKEAVLDFAKQIPEDATVSMRVYGHKGSGNRADKELSCTSTESFYNGKFEEGAFREALNNVKPAGWTPIGLVLDTVKEDIPPEVDEAVVYVVSDGIETCGGDPVKAASGLVAGNIQTVVNIIGYDVDNEGQTLLKKVADAGNGEFIYVNSEKELKRYMKEQYEIIQQQWWEWKEAGKEDAWAQKEDLKELARTTKETLQEQVIREKERLVDARQFLRDTFDDNDSIIELSNYIIDKKVKKYNYVTMKGQELYNESIKNGQKEYHDVIKEGQKNYYETIQEKNKQ is encoded by the coding sequence GTGAAAAAAGTGATATGGTTGCTTTTTTGTTCGTTTGTTGTGCTGGCGGGGTGTTCAGCCAAAGAGGAAACACCCAAGTCTGCTGAGGCTCAGACGACAGCGGAGAAGGAGCCGGCAAAACCGACTGAACAGGAAGAGTCCTCTGAAACAGCAGATTCCGGCTTCGAGCCAGCTGTGCCTGAGTATTACGAGCTGGAAGGCGTCGGCCGCGAACTGACAAGTGTGGAGAAGGAGCTTTTGCGGAAACCGGGCATTTACGCCGGAGACCGGTATGATGAACAGAAAGTGCAGGAAGCGCTCCGCCAGCTGCCGGGCGATCTGACGAAAGAAGAGTATCTGAACGAAATGCTGCATCTGCTCGGAGAAGATTATCAAGAGGGGATGAAGACGTATTTGACATTCGATCCGACAGTGAAAGTCGACTTGGAACGGCCGGATGGCAATGTGGAACAACCGAAATTGAAGAAGGCCCATTACGCGATTCTTATCGACGCGAGCGGCAGTATGAAGGCGACCGTGGCTGGTAAGACACGGATGGAGTCAGCAAAAGAAGCAGTGCTGGACTTCGCCAAGCAGATTCCGGAAGACGCGACCGTTTCCATGCGGGTGTACGGCCATAAAGGCTCCGGCAATCGGGCTGATAAAGAATTGTCCTGCACGAGCACCGAAAGCTTCTATAACGGAAAGTTCGAGGAGGGGGCTTTCCGGGAAGCGCTCAACAACGTAAAGCCTGCGGGATGGACGCCGATCGGACTCGTGCTCGATACGGTGAAGGAGGACATTCCGCCCGAAGTGGATGAGGCGGTCGTCTACGTCGTGAGCGACGGCATTGAAACGTGTGGCGGTGACCCGGTGAAGGCGGCATCCGGCCTCGTGGCTGGCAATATCCAGACTGTCGTCAACATTATCGGTTATGACGTCGATAACGAAGGGCAGACCCTGCTGAAGAAGGTGGCCGATGCAGGTAACGGAGAATTCATCTATGTCAATTCCGAAAAAGAGCTGAAGAGATATATGAAAGAGCAGTATGAGATTATCCAGCAGCAATGGTGGGAGTGGAAAGAGGCAGGCAAGGAAGACGCCTGGGCACAAAAAGAGGACCTGAAGGAGTTGGCTCGGACCACGAAAGAAACTCTTCAAGAACAGGTGATCCGTGAGAAAGAACGGCTGGTGGACGCCCGGCAATTTTTACGGGACACGTTTGATGACAACGATTCCATCATCGAACTATCGAATTATATAATCGATAAGAAGGTGAAAAAGTATAACTATGTCACCATGAAGGGGCAAGAGCTTTACAATGAAAGCATCAAGAATGGCCAAAAAGAGTATCATGATGTAATAAAAGAAGGCCAGAAGAATTATTATGAAACGATTCAAGAGAAAAACAAGCAGTGA